In the genome of Notamacropus eugenii isolate mMacEug1 chromosome 5, mMacEug1.pri_v2, whole genome shotgun sequence, one region contains:
- the ZBTB8A gene encoding zinc finger and BTB domain-containing protein 8A isoform X1, translated as MGNNLRWCIPRRYRIPQIDRFGHSPVLNLLRLTDFSGAVPINLQVTVFSISSGMEISSHQSHLLQQLNEQRRQDVFCDCSILVEGKVFKAHRNVLFASSGYFKMLLSQSSKETSQPTTATFQAFSPDTFTVILDFVYSGKLSLTGQNVIEVMSAASFLQMTDVISVCKTFIKSSLDISEKEKDRYFSLSDKDANSNGVAERSSYNAGWCGESSPPQSHVSPDQGTCTMSGKSWSNFNYYPASQRNTPQPPSKHEQRQDSVKKSRHLGLPQPTDVPHYKSSKLEERTSEPPSEEKVQNDAGMDSPRVGHKYGKGSEVTPRSLPSSQQEQESSRSTSKSPKTDEPYSNMPLILGVMGSWNEDELPRMRFKCPFCTHVVKRKADLKRHLRCHTGERPYPCEACGKRFSRLDHLSSHFRTIHQACKLICRKCKRHVTDLTGQVVQEGTRRYRLCNECLAEAGIDSIPIDLGAEQPLASPSDGDKKSKWQLSEGQKKSYVEIVEDGSADLVIQQVDDSEDEEEEKEIKPNIRKLI; from the exons gtgactgtgttttccatttcctcagGGATGGAGATTTCCTCTCATCAGTCTCACCTGTTGCAACAACTTAATGAGCAGCGCAGACAAGATGTGTTTTGTGACTGCAGTATTCTAGTTGAAGGGAAAGTCTTCAAAGCACATAGAAACGTGCTGTTTGCAAGTAGTGGCTActttaaaatgcttctttctcaGAGCTCAAAAGAGACAAGTCAGCCAACCACGGCTACGTTTCAGGCATTCTCACCTGACACGTTTACTGTTATTCTGGACTTTGTTTATTCAGGCAAACTTTCTCTCACTGGTCAGAATGTCATAGAAGTGATGTCAGCTGCTAGCTTCCTTCAGATGACTGATGTCATTAGTGTATGTAAGACCTTCATTAAGTCATCGCTTGATATaagtgagaaagagaaggatCGCTATTTCAGTCTCTCAGATAAAGATGCCAATTCCAATGGTGTAGCAGAACGTTCTTCTTATAATGCTGGGTGGTGTGGAGAGAGCAGCCCTCCACAATCCCATGTAAGTCCAGATCAAGGAACATGTACCATGAGTGGAAAATCTTGGAGTAATTTTAATTACTATCCAGCTTCCCAACGGAACACTCCGCAACCGCCATCCAAACATGAACAGAGACAAGATTCTGTTAAAAAGTCCAGGCATTTGGGGTTACCACAGCCTACAGATGTTCCTCATTATAAGTCAAGCAAGCTTGAAGAGCGAACTTCTGAGCCTCCATCTGAAGAAAAGGTACAAAATGATGCTGGAATGGACTCTCCTCGTGTGGGGCATAAGTATGGCAAAGGATCTGAGGTTACCCCCAGAAGCTTACCAAGTTCCCAACAAGAACAAGAATCCTCTCGGTCAACATCCAAGTCACCTAAAACTGATGAACCCTATTCCAATATGCCTTTAATTTTAGGTGTTATGGGCAGCTGGAATGAAG ATGAACTGCCTAGAATGAGATTCAAATGCCCATTCTGCACACATGTGGTAAAACGGAAAGCAGACCTGAAGCGCCACCTTCGCTGCCATACAGGAGAACGGCCTTACCCCTGTGAGGCCTGTGGGAAAAGATTCAGCAGGCTAGACCATCTAAGTAGCCATTTTCGAACA ATTCATCAGGCATGCAAACTAATCTGCCGAAAATGCAAGCGTCATGTGACTGATCTAACTGGACAAGTGGTACAGGAAGGAACACGGCGCTACAGACTGTGCAATGAGTGCCTTGCTGAAGCTGGCATAGACAGCATCCCCATTGATTTGGGAGCTGAGCAACCTCTTGCATCCCCTTCAGATGGAGATAAGAAGTCAAAATGGCAACTGAgtgaaggacaaaaaaaatcttACGTGGAGATTGTGGAGGATGGGTCTGCTGATCTGGTCATACAACAGGTTGATGAcagtgaagatgaggaagaagaaaaggaaataaagcccAACATTAG GAAACTGATTTAA
- the ZBTB8A gene encoding zinc finger and BTB domain-containing protein 8A isoform X2, translated as MEISSHQSHLLQQLNEQRRQDVFCDCSILVEGKVFKAHRNVLFASSGYFKMLLSQSSKETSQPTTATFQAFSPDTFTVILDFVYSGKLSLTGQNVIEVMSAASFLQMTDVISVCKTFIKSSLDISEKEKDRYFSLSDKDANSNGVAERSSYNAGWCGESSPPQSHVSPDQGTCTMSGKSWSNFNYYPASQRNTPQPPSKHEQRQDSVKKSRHLGLPQPTDVPHYKSSKLEERTSEPPSEEKVQNDAGMDSPRVGHKYGKGSEVTPRSLPSSQQEQESSRSTSKSPKTDEPYSNMPLILGVMGSWNEDELPRMRFKCPFCTHVVKRKADLKRHLRCHTGERPYPCEACGKRFSRLDHLSSHFRTIHQACKLICRKCKRHVTDLTGQVVQEGTRRYRLCNECLAEAGIDSIPIDLGAEQPLASPSDGDKKSKWQLSEGQKKSYVEIVEDGSADLVIQQVDDSEDEEEEKEIKPNIRKLI; from the exons ATGGAGATTTCCTCTCATCAGTCTCACCTGTTGCAACAACTTAATGAGCAGCGCAGACAAGATGTGTTTTGTGACTGCAGTATTCTAGTTGAAGGGAAAGTCTTCAAAGCACATAGAAACGTGCTGTTTGCAAGTAGTGGCTActttaaaatgcttctttctcaGAGCTCAAAAGAGACAAGTCAGCCAACCACGGCTACGTTTCAGGCATTCTCACCTGACACGTTTACTGTTATTCTGGACTTTGTTTATTCAGGCAAACTTTCTCTCACTGGTCAGAATGTCATAGAAGTGATGTCAGCTGCTAGCTTCCTTCAGATGACTGATGTCATTAGTGTATGTAAGACCTTCATTAAGTCATCGCTTGATATaagtgagaaagagaaggatCGCTATTTCAGTCTCTCAGATAAAGATGCCAATTCCAATGGTGTAGCAGAACGTTCTTCTTATAATGCTGGGTGGTGTGGAGAGAGCAGCCCTCCACAATCCCATGTAAGTCCAGATCAAGGAACATGTACCATGAGTGGAAAATCTTGGAGTAATTTTAATTACTATCCAGCTTCCCAACGGAACACTCCGCAACCGCCATCCAAACATGAACAGAGACAAGATTCTGTTAAAAAGTCCAGGCATTTGGGGTTACCACAGCCTACAGATGTTCCTCATTATAAGTCAAGCAAGCTTGAAGAGCGAACTTCTGAGCCTCCATCTGAAGAAAAGGTACAAAATGATGCTGGAATGGACTCTCCTCGTGTGGGGCATAAGTATGGCAAAGGATCTGAGGTTACCCCCAGAAGCTTACCAAGTTCCCAACAAGAACAAGAATCCTCTCGGTCAACATCCAAGTCACCTAAAACTGATGAACCCTATTCCAATATGCCTTTAATTTTAGGTGTTATGGGCAGCTGGAATGAAG ATGAACTGCCTAGAATGAGATTCAAATGCCCATTCTGCACACATGTGGTAAAACGGAAAGCAGACCTGAAGCGCCACCTTCGCTGCCATACAGGAGAACGGCCTTACCCCTGTGAGGCCTGTGGGAAAAGATTCAGCAGGCTAGACCATCTAAGTAGCCATTTTCGAACA ATTCATCAGGCATGCAAACTAATCTGCCGAAAATGCAAGCGTCATGTGACTGATCTAACTGGACAAGTGGTACAGGAAGGAACACGGCGCTACAGACTGTGCAATGAGTGCCTTGCTGAAGCTGGCATAGACAGCATCCCCATTGATTTGGGAGCTGAGCAACCTCTTGCATCCCCTTCAGATGGAGATAAGAAGTCAAAATGGCAACTGAgtgaaggacaaaaaaaatcttACGTGGAGATTGTGGAGGATGGGTCTGCTGATCTGGTCATACAACAGGTTGATGAcagtgaagatgaggaagaagaaaaggaaataaagcccAACATTAG GAAACTGATTTAA
- the ZBTB8A gene encoding zinc finger and BTB domain-containing protein 8A isoform X3, with amino-acid sequence MEISSHQSHLLQQLNEQRRQDVFCDCSILVEGKVFKAHRNVLFASSGYFKMLLSQSSKETSQPTTATFQAFSPDTFTVILDFVYSGKLSLTGQNVIEVMSAASFLQMTDVISVCKTFIKSSLDISEKEKDRYFSLSDKDANSNGVAERSSYNAGWCGESSPPQSHVSPDQGTCTMSGKSWSNFNYYPASQRNTPQPPSKHEQRQDSVKKSRHLGLPQPTDVPHYKSSKLEERTSEPPSEEKVQNDAGMDSPRVGHKYGKGSEVTPRSLPSSQQEQESSRSTSKSPKTDEPYSNMPLILGVMGSWNEDELPRMRFKCPFCTHVVKRKADLKRHLRCHTGERPYPCEACGKRFSRLDHLSSHFRTIHQACKLICRKCKRHVTDLTGQVVQEGTRRYRLCNECLAEAGIDSIPIDLGAEQPLASPSDGDKKSKWQLSEGQKKSYVEIVEDGSADLVIQQVDDSEDEEEEKEIKPNIR; translated from the exons ATGGAGATTTCCTCTCATCAGTCTCACCTGTTGCAACAACTTAATGAGCAGCGCAGACAAGATGTGTTTTGTGACTGCAGTATTCTAGTTGAAGGGAAAGTCTTCAAAGCACATAGAAACGTGCTGTTTGCAAGTAGTGGCTActttaaaatgcttctttctcaGAGCTCAAAAGAGACAAGTCAGCCAACCACGGCTACGTTTCAGGCATTCTCACCTGACACGTTTACTGTTATTCTGGACTTTGTTTATTCAGGCAAACTTTCTCTCACTGGTCAGAATGTCATAGAAGTGATGTCAGCTGCTAGCTTCCTTCAGATGACTGATGTCATTAGTGTATGTAAGACCTTCATTAAGTCATCGCTTGATATaagtgagaaagagaaggatCGCTATTTCAGTCTCTCAGATAAAGATGCCAATTCCAATGGTGTAGCAGAACGTTCTTCTTATAATGCTGGGTGGTGTGGAGAGAGCAGCCCTCCACAATCCCATGTAAGTCCAGATCAAGGAACATGTACCATGAGTGGAAAATCTTGGAGTAATTTTAATTACTATCCAGCTTCCCAACGGAACACTCCGCAACCGCCATCCAAACATGAACAGAGACAAGATTCTGTTAAAAAGTCCAGGCATTTGGGGTTACCACAGCCTACAGATGTTCCTCATTATAAGTCAAGCAAGCTTGAAGAGCGAACTTCTGAGCCTCCATCTGAAGAAAAGGTACAAAATGATGCTGGAATGGACTCTCCTCGTGTGGGGCATAAGTATGGCAAAGGATCTGAGGTTACCCCCAGAAGCTTACCAAGTTCCCAACAAGAACAAGAATCCTCTCGGTCAACATCCAAGTCACCTAAAACTGATGAACCCTATTCCAATATGCCTTTAATTTTAGGTGTTATGGGCAGCTGGAATGAAG ATGAACTGCCTAGAATGAGATTCAAATGCCCATTCTGCACACATGTGGTAAAACGGAAAGCAGACCTGAAGCGCCACCTTCGCTGCCATACAGGAGAACGGCCTTACCCCTGTGAGGCCTGTGGGAAAAGATTCAGCAGGCTAGACCATCTAAGTAGCCATTTTCGAACA ATTCATCAGGCATGCAAACTAATCTGCCGAAAATGCAAGCGTCATGTGACTGATCTAACTGGACAAGTGGTACAGGAAGGAACACGGCGCTACAGACTGTGCAATGAGTGCCTTGCTGAAGCTGGCATAGACAGCATCCCCATTGATTTGGGAGCTGAGCAACCTCTTGCATCCCCTTCAGATGGAGATAAGAAGTCAAAATGGCAACTGAgtgaaggacaaaaaaaatcttACGTGGAGATTGTGGAGGATGGGTCTGCTGATCTGGTCATACAACAGGTTGATGAcagtgaagatgaggaagaagaaaaggaaataaagcccAACATTAGGTAG